Proteins encoded by one window of Halomonas chromatireducens:
- the phaR gene encoding polyhydroxyalkanoate synthesis repressor PhaR — MRVIRKYANRRLYDTQQSRYVTLEDLRRLILDEEPFRVEDAKSGEDLTRTILLSIIIEQEQADGDSEVFSNDLLAQFIRVYDMAQPLPLARYLEQGTQLMLEQQQRMQDQWQQAMRHSPMDLMREMAEENMRFWQKTIGQGQANHDDKPDQKDEDPKKS; from the coding sequence GTGCGCGTGATTCGCAAGTATGCCAACCGTAGGCTCTATGATACGCAACAGAGTCGCTATGTGACGCTTGAAGATCTGCGTCGTCTGATCCTCGACGAAGAGCCATTCCGAGTCGAGGACGCAAAAAGCGGCGAGGACCTTACCCGCACCATCCTGCTGTCGATCATCATCGAGCAGGAGCAGGCGGATGGGGATTCCGAAGTCTTCTCCAACGACTTGCTGGCCCAGTTCATCCGTGTCTACGACATGGCTCAACCGCTTCCCCTGGCGCGTTATCTTGAGCAGGGGACACAGTTGATGCTCGAGCAGCAGCAGCGCATGCAGGATCAATGGCAGCAGGCCATGCGGCATTCGCCCATGGACCTGATGCGCGAGATGGCAGAGGAGAATATGCGTTTCTGGCAGAAGACCATCGGCCAAGGGCAGGCCAACCATGATGACAAGCCCGATCAGAAGGACGAGGATCCCAAGAAGTCCTGA
- the purD gene encoding phosphoribosylamine--glycine ligase — protein sequence MKVLIIGGGGREHALAWKVAQSPRVEDVFVAPGNAGTAGEAGVANIAIDAVDLDGLVTFAREEAIDLTIVGPEAPLVAGIVDRFREAGLVIFGPTAGAAQLEGSKSFTKDFLARHAIPTAAYRTFTEVEPALAYLAEQGAPIVIKADGLAAGKGVIVAMSLGEAEAAVRDMLEANAFGDAGARVVIEEFLEGEEASFIVMVDGKSVLPMATSQDHKRALDGDEGPNTGGMGAYSPAPVVTEAVHERIMQDVIMPTVHGMAAEGHPYSGFLYAGLMIDVEGNPRVIEYNCRFGDPETQPIMLRLRSDLAELCLAGANGELAGQTCDWDSRVAVGVVLAAGGYPSEYHKGDIIEGLEAAENTGCKVFHAGTAEDDGGNVVTAGGRVLCVTALGDGVSRARDLAYEGVDAIRWPDIHYRRDIAHRAISREKQAG from the coding sequence ATGAAGGTATTGATCATCGGCGGCGGTGGCCGCGAACATGCCCTGGCCTGGAAGGTCGCCCAGTCGCCTCGCGTCGAAGATGTTTTCGTGGCCCCCGGCAATGCCGGTACCGCCGGAGAAGCGGGCGTGGCCAATATCGCCATCGATGCGGTCGACCTGGATGGCTTGGTGACGTTCGCTAGGGAAGAAGCCATCGACCTGACCATCGTTGGCCCGGAGGCGCCGCTGGTCGCGGGCATCGTGGATCGCTTTCGCGAGGCGGGCCTGGTCATTTTCGGTCCCACCGCCGGGGCGGCCCAGCTCGAAGGATCGAAGTCCTTCACCAAGGACTTCCTGGCGCGCCATGCCATTCCTACCGCTGCCTACCGCACCTTTACCGAGGTCGAGCCGGCACTGGCCTATCTGGCTGAGCAGGGCGCACCCATCGTGATCAAGGCAGATGGCCTGGCGGCGGGCAAGGGTGTCATCGTTGCCATGTCCCTGGGCGAGGCGGAGGCAGCCGTACGTGACATGCTGGAGGCCAATGCCTTTGGCGACGCCGGGGCCCGGGTGGTGATCGAGGAGTTCCTCGAGGGTGAGGAGGCAAGCTTCATCGTCATGGTCGATGGCAAGAGCGTGCTCCCCATGGCGACCAGCCAGGACCACAAGCGGGCGCTTGATGGCGACGAAGGGCCCAATACCGGTGGCATGGGCGCCTACTCGCCGGCACCGGTGGTGACCGAAGCGGTCCACGAGCGGATCATGCAGGATGTGATCATGCCCACGGTTCACGGCATGGCGGCGGAGGGGCATCCGTACAGCGGTTTTCTCTATGCGGGTTTGATGATCGACGTCGAGGGCAACCCCAGGGTCATCGAATACAACTGTCGCTTTGGCGACCCGGAAACCCAGCCGATCATGCTGCGCCTGCGGTCAGACCTGGCCGAGCTCTGCCTGGCCGGGGCGAACGGGGAGCTGGCGGGACAGACCTGCGACTGGGACAGTCGAGTCGCGGTGGGGGTGGTGCTGGCGGCCGGAGGCTATCCGAGTGAGTACCACAAGGGTGACATCATCGAGGGGCTCGAGGCGGCGGAAAACACGGGTTGCAAGGTATTCCATGCCGGTACGGCCGAAGACGACGGGGGCAATGTGGTCACCGCGGGCGGGCGAGTGCTCTGTGTCACGGCCCTGGGTGATGGCGTATCCCGGGCGCGCGACCTGGCCTATGAAGGGGTTGACGCCATTCGCTGGCCGGATATCCACTATCGCCGCGATATCGCACATCGGGCAATTTCCCGTGAAAAGCAGGCAGGCTGA
- a CDS encoding OsmC family protein encodes MKASVKWTDGRQFVTESGSGHSVVIDGPPDHGGRNTGPRPMEMLLMGMGACASFDVLEILDKSRAAVTDCVAQVEAERADAVPAVFTKIHIHFTVAGHSLKESQVKRAVELSAEKYCSASIMLAKGGVDISHSYTIVDA; translated from the coding sequence ATGAAAGCCAGCGTCAAATGGACCGATGGTCGTCAGTTCGTGACCGAATCCGGCAGCGGCCACAGCGTGGTCATCGATGGCCCCCCCGACCATGGCGGCCGCAACACCGGCCCTCGCCCCATGGAGATGCTGCTGATGGGGATGGGTGCCTGCGCCTCCTTCGACGTACTGGAGATACTCGACAAGTCGCGTGCCGCGGTGACCGACTGCGTGGCACAGGTGGAGGCCGAGCGCGCCGATGCCGTGCCGGCGGTCTTCACCAAGATCCACATTCACTTCACCGTGGCAGGCCACAGCCTGAAGGAGAGCCAGGTGAAGCGCGCCGTGGAACTCTCCGCCGAGAAATACTGCAGCGCCTCCATCATGCTGGCCAAGGGCGGCGTTGACATCAGCCACTCCTATACCATCGTGGATGCCTGA
- a CDS encoding acyl-CoA thioesterase: MDRIKLVFPEAAIVHRQPLSVRITDMNYGRHLGHDTLVSLLHEARIQAFGALGLTEWDMGGYSSVVADLAVQYQSEARWPDALVVETAIPAPTGKAIVVYHRVCHAEGGRPVATARLNVVLVDPAQGRSVAIPDAVYQAITGAESA, translated from the coding sequence ATGGACCGCATCAAGCTGGTATTTCCCGAAGCGGCTATCGTACACCGTCAACCATTGTCGGTGCGCATTACCGACATGAACTACGGCCGCCACCTTGGACACGACACCCTGGTTTCGCTGCTCCACGAAGCGCGCATTCAAGCATTTGGTGCTCTCGGGCTCACCGAATGGGACATGGGCGGCTATTCCAGCGTGGTGGCAGACCTTGCCGTGCAATATCAGTCCGAGGCGCGCTGGCCCGATGCCCTGGTGGTAGAGACGGCGATCCCGGCACCGACCGGCAAGGCAATTGTCGTCTATCATCGCGTGTGTCATGCCGAAGGCGGTCGGCCGGTGGCTACCGCGCGTCTTAACGTCGTGCTGGTCGATCCTGCCCAGGGGCGCAGCGTCGCGATACCCGATGCCGTGTACCAGGCCATTACCGGGGCGGAGAGCGCCTGA
- a CDS encoding histidine triad nucleotide-binding protein, whose translation MDCLFCKIIKREIPADIVYEDEHVLAFNDINPQAPTHILIIPKQHIATLNDIEEADLALIGRLQYTAARLAKERGFAEEGYRVVMNCNDQGGQTVYHIHMHLMGGRRFTWPAG comes from the coding sequence ATGGATTGCCTGTTCTGCAAGATCATCAAACGAGAGATTCCCGCTGATATCGTTTACGAGGACGAGCATGTCCTCGCGTTCAACGACATCAATCCCCAGGCGCCCACCCACATCCTGATCATACCCAAGCAGCACATCGCTACCTTGAACGACATCGAAGAGGCTGACCTTGCCCTGATCGGCCGGCTCCAGTACACCGCGGCCCGGTTGGCGAAGGAGCGTGGCTTCGCGGAAGAAGGGTATCGCGTGGTAATGAACTGCAATGACCAGGGTGGACAAACGGTCTATCATATTCATATGCACCTGATGGGCGGTCGACGCTTTACTTGGCCGGCTGGCTAG
- the murU gene encoding N-acetylmuramate alpha-1-phosphate uridylyltransferase MurU, with protein MKAMILAAGLGTRMRPLTDRCPKPLLPVAGKPLIVHHLERLAAAGIREVVINVSYRAGQIIEALGDGSAFGVAISWSREETPLETGGGIQRALPLLGDSPFLLVNGDIWCDLDPASLPALNDDLAHLVLVDNPDHHPRGDFHLTPQGRVHDQGEPRLTFAGISLLDPALVADHGPGAFALAPLLRQAKANNRVGGSHHCGAWVDVGTPERLAWLDQQLRSR; from the coding sequence ATGAAGGCGATGATACTCGCTGCCGGGCTCGGTACGCGCATGCGCCCCCTCACCGACCGCTGCCCCAAGCCGCTGCTACCGGTGGCAGGCAAGCCGCTCATCGTTCACCATCTGGAACGCCTGGCGGCGGCCGGCATCCGCGAGGTGGTGATCAACGTCAGCTACCGGGCCGGGCAGATCATCGAGGCCCTGGGCGATGGCTCGGCCTTCGGCGTCGCCATCTCCTGGAGCCGGGAGGAGACCCCGCTCGAGACCGGCGGCGGCATTCAGCGCGCGCTGCCACTGCTGGGCGACTCGCCCTTCCTGCTGGTCAACGGCGACATCTGGTGCGACCTGGACCCGGCCAGCCTGCCCGCCCTGAATGACGACCTCGCACACCTGGTGTTGGTCGACAATCCGGATCATCATCCGCGAGGCGATTTTCACCTGACGCCCCAAGGGCGCGTCCACGACCAGGGTGAACCCCGGCTGACCTTCGCCGGGATCAGTCTGCTCGACCCGGCCCTTGTGGCCGACCATGGGCCCGGCGCCTTTGCCCTGGCCCCGCTGCTGCGCCAGGCGAAGGCCAACAATCGCGTAGGAGGCAGCCATCATTGCGGCGCCTGGGTCGATGTAGGCACCCCGGAGCGGCTCGCCTGGCTAGACCAACAACTCCGCTCAAGATAG
- a CDS encoding SurA N-terminal domain-containing protein — protein MRIPRIATLGVTLALALCLGAVSLTAQAQSFQPVERQSLDRIVAVVNQHAIMESELAERVELVRSQVAGQDQGLPSESMLREQVLENIIVEEIQLQMARRAGLSVDDTELNRQMRAIAESNGMTLEQFADALEADGLTMAAVREEIRREMLMRELHQRQVGSRVNVSEREVERFIEQRGGGVGRDQARQMVFQQKAEETLDAWIQEIRAEAFVDNRLSNSR, from the coding sequence ATGCGCATCCCGCGAATTGCCACCCTGGGCGTGACCCTGGCGCTGGCCCTATGCCTCGGTGCCGTGTCGCTTACCGCCCAGGCACAGAGTTTCCAGCCGGTGGAGCGTCAGTCGCTGGACCGCATCGTGGCAGTGGTCAATCAACACGCCATCATGGAGAGCGAGCTTGCCGAGCGCGTGGAGCTGGTGCGCAGCCAGGTGGCGGGCCAGGATCAGGGGCTGCCCTCTGAATCGATGCTGCGCGAGCAGGTGCTGGAGAACATCATCGTCGAGGAGATCCAGCTGCAGATGGCGCGCCGCGCCGGGCTTAGCGTCGACGACACCGAACTCAACCGCCAGATGCGGGCGATCGCCGAAAGCAATGGCATGACGTTGGAGCAGTTCGCCGATGCCCTGGAAGCCGACGGCCTGACGATGGCTGCAGTGCGGGAGGAGATCCGCCGTGAGATGCTGATGCGCGAACTTCACCAGCGCCAGGTGGGTTCGCGCGTCAATGTCAGCGAGCGTGAAGTGGAGCGTTTTATCGAGCAGCGGGGCGGTGGTGTAGGCCGTGACCAGGCGCGCCAGATGGTATTCCAGCAGAAGGCTGAAGAGACTCTGGATGCCTGGATCCAGGAGATTCGCGCCGAGGCGTTCGTCGACAATCGCCTCTCCAACTCCCGCTGA
- a CDS encoding aminoglycoside phosphotransferase family protein — protein MPQADTAKRFDALRRWAAKQHNLPIDACDLQLAAGDASFRRYFRLRLPDGTTRMLMDAPTPQEDGRPFAAIARRWQAAGLPVPNLHALDLDEGFIELDDLGDEPLQVRFHGDDAPDTLAWHDHALDLIHELQNRAGPHDLPPYDAALLGRELALFPEWCLREWLGIPEFPPGWDTLRESLIDSALAQPVVTVHRDFDAMNLMVQDERLYLIDFQDAVAGPISYDPISLLRGRYCRFPPERFEAWIEAFRRRAIADGRLSSATTTETFLHQAQAMAAQRALKVLGIFCRLTRRDGREGYLQRLPHFLGHLEESLAGLPEHQAFRDWLTTHFRPALEARLMADGVDPGARP, from the coding sequence ATGCCCCAGGCCGACACCGCGAAGCGATTCGATGCCCTGCGCCGCTGGGCGGCAAAGCAACACAATCTTCCCATCGATGCCTGCGATTTGCAGCTGGCCGCAGGCGACGCCAGTTTTCGACGCTACTTCCGGCTGCGCCTGCCCGACGGTACCACGCGGATGCTGATGGATGCCCCCACGCCGCAGGAGGACGGCCGCCCCTTCGCCGCCATCGCCCGACGCTGGCAAGCCGCTGGCCTGCCGGTACCGAACCTGCATGCGCTAGACCTGGACGAGGGGTTCATCGAACTTGATGACCTGGGAGATGAGCCGCTTCAGGTTCGTTTCCATGGCGACGATGCCCCCGACACCCTGGCCTGGCATGACCACGCCCTCGACCTGATCCACGAGCTGCAGAACCGCGCCGGACCCCATGACCTTCCGCCCTATGATGCCGCCCTGCTGGGGCGGGAGCTGGCGCTTTTCCCTGAGTGGTGCCTGAGAGAATGGCTCGGCATACCGGAGTTTCCGCCGGGCTGGGACACGCTGCGCGAGTCGCTGATCGACTCGGCGTTGGCCCAGCCGGTGGTCACGGTGCATCGGGATTTCGACGCCATGAACTTGATGGTGCAAGACGAGCGGCTCTATCTGATCGACTTCCAGGACGCAGTGGCCGGCCCCATCAGCTATGACCCGATCTCGCTGCTGCGCGGCCGCTACTGCCGTTTCCCGCCGGAGCGCTTCGAGGCCTGGATCGAGGCCTTCCGCCGACGGGCCATCGCCGACGGACGCCTTTCCAGCGCCACCACGACCGAGACATTCCTGCACCAGGCACAGGCCATGGCGGCCCAGCGGGCGCTCAAGGTGTTGGGCATCTTCTGCCGCCTGACGCGGCGCGACGGGCGTGAAGGCTACCTGCAACGCCTGCCCCACTTCCTCGGCCACCTGGAGGAGAGCCTGGCCGGCCTGCCCGAACACCAGGCGTTTCGCGATTGGCTCACTACCCATTTCCGCCCCGCGCTGGAAGCGCGGCTCATGGCCGATGGCGTCGACCCCGGAGCCCGCCCATGA
- a CDS encoding phosphoribulokinase, translating into MSREYPIIAVTGSSGAGTTTVKRTFERMFAREDVHAAIVDGDAFHRYTRDELARIFREEPERKDELSHFAVEANLLDRLETLFLEYGEHGTGTFRHYIHAEDKQMIEAGYRVGTFTEWQPLPCGTDLLFYEGLHGGLVTAEHDIARHVDLLVGVAPTMNLEWIQKIDRDIKMRGYSQEAVIDTILGRMGDYVRYIQPQFSRTHINFQRVPTVDTSNPFEVQDIPNDAESFVVIRFRDPSTVDFPWLLAMIQDSFMSRPHTLVVPGARMSLAIELILAPLVRHLLAQRRFR; encoded by the coding sequence ATGTCGCGCGAGTATCCAATCATTGCCGTGACGGGCTCCTCCGGGGCCGGCACCACGACGGTGAAGCGAACCTTCGAGCGGATGTTTGCCAGGGAGGACGTGCATGCCGCCATCGTCGATGGCGATGCCTTCCATCGTTACACGCGGGATGAGCTGGCGCGCATCTTCCGCGAAGAGCCCGAGCGCAAGGACGAGCTGTCCCACTTCGCCGTGGAGGCCAACCTGCTGGACCGGCTCGAGACACTGTTCCTGGAGTATGGCGAGCACGGCACCGGTACCTTTCGTCACTACATCCACGCCGAAGACAAGCAGATGATCGAGGCCGGCTACCGGGTCGGCACCTTCACCGAGTGGCAGCCGCTGCCCTGTGGTACCGATCTGCTCTTCTACGAAGGGCTGCATGGCGGTCTGGTCACCGCCGAGCACGATATTGCCCGGCACGTGGACCTGTTGGTGGGTGTGGCGCCGACCATGAACCTGGAGTGGATCCAGAAGATCGATCGCGACATCAAGATGCGCGGCTACTCCCAGGAAGCGGTCATCGATACGATCCTGGGGCGCATGGGTGACTACGTGCGCTACATCCAGCCGCAGTTCTCCCGCACCCATATCAACTTCCAGCGCGTGCCTACGGTGGACACATCCAATCCCTTCGAGGTGCAGGACATCCCCAATGACGCCGAGTCCTTCGTGGTGATCCGCTTTCGTGACCCCTCCACCGTGGATTTTCCGTGGCTGCTGGCGATGATCCAGGACTCTTTCATGAGTCGCCCGCACACATTGGTCGTACCTGGTGCAAGGATGTCATTGGCCATCGAGCTGATACTGGCGCCGCTGGTGCGTCATCTGCTGGCACAGCGGCGCTTTCGCTGA
- the coq7 gene encoding 2-polyprenyl-3-methyl-6-methoxy-1,4-benzoquinone monooxygenase: MSRKLTHADTLIHQFDTVLRTLVPHAARSSRPSPVTADIDDDPMTLDERRHAAGLMRVNHTGEVCAQALYQGQGCTAKLPEVREQMEHSAQEEIDHLAWCDERLQELGGRTSLLNPLFYAASFGLGAVAGAVGDRVSLGFVAATEEQVGKHLNEHLETLPPGDHRSRAVLRQMAIDEAHHAQLALEAGGARFPAPVKFGMSLMSKVMTKSVYRI, from the coding sequence ATGAGCCGCAAGCTGACCCATGCCGATACGCTGATTCATCAGTTCGATACCGTACTGCGCACCCTGGTGCCCCACGCTGCTCGCTCGTCGCGACCGTCACCGGTCACAGCGGACATCGACGATGACCCCATGACCTTGGACGAGCGCCGCCACGCCGCTGGGCTGATGCGCGTCAACCATACCGGCGAGGTGTGTGCCCAGGCGCTCTACCAGGGGCAGGGATGCACCGCCAAGCTACCCGAGGTGCGGGAGCAGATGGAGCACTCGGCCCAGGAGGAGATCGATCACCTGGCCTGGTGCGATGAGCGACTGCAGGAGCTGGGTGGCCGTACCAGCCTGCTCAATCCGCTGTTCTATGCGGCTTCCTTCGGGCTAGGCGCCGTGGCCGGCGCGGTGGGCGATCGTGTCAGTCTCGGTTTTGTCGCGGCGACCGAAGAGCAGGTGGGCAAGCATCTGAACGAGCATCTGGAGACTCTGCCGCCGGGCGACCACCGCTCCCGGGCCGTGCTGCGCCAGATGGCCATCGACGAGGCACACCATGCCCAGCTCGCGCTGGAAGCCGGCGGTGCCCGTTTTCCTGCGCCGGTCAAGTTCGGCATGTCATTGATGTCCAAGGTGATGACCAAGAGCGTCTACCGGATCTGA
- a CDS encoding LPS-assembly protein LptD — protein sequence MGKGQAGAALAGLITYGLTYGALSAVALEPLPGVQLDWHPWGEARPAGALCRGTYVMPEYRLPATDDPQQVRTESDSAFYGEEGETILGGEVILRRGDSQLESPQVSVPASREQAFAEGPLALRDQNLLVRGQSAEVSLVSDAAHIDSAHYVIHDQRLRGNALQLARQEDGRYRLTAANFTTCDPGDEMWRLVTGDLVLDRETGFGTARHARLEMGQVPVFYWPWVRFPIDDRRHTGFLWPEIGASGGALDYAQPFYWNIAPNHDATLTPRLITDRGLLLGGEYRYLFPTDAGQVEGAFLSSDGGGSSDDPNAASRRFEGEDRWYIDYRHSGYFDRRNRYDLRYGGASDGRYFDDYGSIFGDDPSNMHRLARLQHLGDVWQFDARAEGFQRLDDPLRERDKPFYRLPSLTANARFTQEGGFYQQWRSNLTYFWRDVDEVAIPREREAAVGSRLHLSPATGWRFDESWGYLEPRVEWLYTAYALDYGQRDIDRDTSLQRAVPVSSIDGGLVFERELDLGGRDYRHTLEPRLNYAYVPVQDQRDFPVFDTSERAFSWNQLWSPHRFSGSDRVGDLNRLSVGLESRLLEDAGGRERLSFGVGQAFYFDDRNIDLDGDPDTLPPESDFERYYNATRDRSSLISRLDWQIDDHWRSRLEWIYDDRQQRTERSSAYLQYRADAGHVLNLGYRWELQGFDPSVEPDDDEFRDFDREEFDLSFAWNASPRVDLIGRALYDYTNDRFLDQLAGVQWNDCCYGLQLVWRRWIDDSGTARIDNDVTEHGIFLRFVLKGLGGVGGDAGDYFEQAVPGYRATAF from the coding sequence ATGGGCAAGGGACAAGCAGGGGCAGCGCTCGCTGGCCTGATCACATACGGCCTGACCTATGGCGCGCTGTCGGCGGTGGCACTGGAACCCCTGCCGGGCGTTCAGCTTGACTGGCACCCATGGGGCGAGGCTCGCCCGGCGGGGGCGCTCTGTCGTGGCACCTATGTGATGCCCGAGTACCGCCTGCCGGCAACAGATGATCCCCAACAGGTGCGTACCGAATCCGATAGCGCCTTCTATGGCGAGGAAGGCGAGACGATTCTGGGCGGTGAAGTCATCCTGCGGCGAGGCGACAGTCAGCTGGAATCGCCCCAGGTCAGTGTGCCGGCTTCGCGGGAGCAGGCGTTTGCCGAGGGGCCGCTGGCGTTACGCGACCAGAATCTGCTGGTACGTGGGCAGTCCGCCGAGGTTTCTCTGGTCAGCGATGCCGCCCATATCGACTCGGCGCACTACGTCATCCACGACCAGCGCCTGAGGGGCAATGCGTTGCAGCTTGCGCGCCAGGAGGATGGCCGCTATCGGTTGACCGCGGCGAACTTCACCACCTGCGACCCGGGCGACGAGATGTGGCGCCTGGTGACCGGCGACCTGGTGCTCGACCGCGAGACGGGCTTCGGCACTGCTCGGCATGCCCGCCTGGAGATGGGGCAGGTGCCGGTCTTCTACTGGCCCTGGGTCCGTTTCCCCATCGATGATCGTCGCCATACCGGCTTCCTGTGGCCGGAGATTGGCGCCTCGGGCGGTGCCCTGGACTATGCCCAGCCGTTCTACTGGAATATCGCGCCCAATCACGATGCCACCTTGACCCCGCGTCTGATCACCGACCGGGGCCTGCTCTTGGGGGGCGAGTATCGCTACCTCTTCCCCACCGATGCCGGCCAGGTCGAAGGTGCCTTTCTTTCCAGCGATGGCGGCGGCTCCAGCGACGACCCCAATGCCGCCTCGCGCCGCTTCGAGGGCGAGGATCGCTGGTATATCGACTATCGGCACTCCGGATACTTCGACCGGCGCAATCGCTATGACCTGCGCTACGGTGGTGCCAGCGACGGCCGCTACTTCGACGACTATGGCAGCATCTTCGGCGATGACCCCTCCAACATGCACCGCCTGGCCCGTTTGCAGCACCTTGGCGATGTCTGGCAATTCGATGCCCGGGCCGAAGGGTTTCAGCGGCTGGACGATCCGCTGCGGGAACGAGACAAGCCGTTCTATCGGCTTCCCAGCCTGACGGCGAACGCGCGCTTTACCCAGGAGGGAGGGTTCTATCAGCAGTGGCGCTCCAACCTCACCTATTTCTGGCGTGATGTGGACGAAGTGGCCATTCCGCGGGAGCGGGAGGCAGCAGTGGGCAGCCGACTTCATCTATCTCCGGCAACGGGCTGGCGCTTCGATGAGAGCTGGGGCTATCTCGAGCCCAGGGTCGAGTGGCTCTATACCGCCTATGCCCTCGACTATGGACAGCGCGATATCGATCGGGATACCTCGCTGCAGCGGGCTGTGCCGGTATCGTCAATCGACGGCGGGCTGGTCTTCGAGCGGGAACTGGATCTCGGCGGTCGCGACTACCGTCATACCCTGGAGCCACGGCTCAACTATGCCTACGTACCCGTTCAGGACCAGCGTGACTTCCCCGTCTTCGATACCAGCGAGCGCGCTTTCTCCTGGAATCAGCTCTGGTCGCCTCATCGTTTCTCCGGCTCGGACCGGGTGGGGGACCTCAATCGGCTGTCCGTTGGCCTCGAGTCACGCCTGCTGGAGGACGCAGGAGGGCGTGAACGTCTTTCGTTCGGGGTGGGCCAGGCGTTCTACTTCGATGACCGCAACATCGATCTCGATGGCGACCCCGATACATTGCCACCGGAGTCGGATTTCGAGCGTTACTATAATGCCACGCGGGATCGTTCATCGCTGATCTCGCGGCTCGACTGGCAGATCGACGATCATTGGCGAAGCCGCCTGGAGTGGATCTACGATGACCGGCAGCAGCGCACCGAACGCAGCTCGGCCTATCTACAGTATCGTGCCGATGCCGGACACGTATTGAACCTTGGCTATCGCTGGGAACTCCAAGGGTTCGATCCTTCAGTGGAGCCCGACGATGACGAGTTTCGTGACTTCGATCGTGAAGAGTTCGACCTGTCGTTTGCCTGGAACGCATCGCCGCGGGTGGACCTGATCGGTCGGGCGCTGTACGACTACACCAATGACCGCTTTCTGGACCAGTTGGCGGGTGTGCAGTGGAACGACTGCTGCTATGGTCTGCAGCTCGTCTGGCGCCGCTGGATCGATGACAGTGGTACCGCACGGATCGATAATGACGTCACCGAGCACGGCATTTTCCTGCGCTTCGTGCTGAAGGGGCTGGGTGGCGTCGGCGGCGACGCCGGCGACTATTTCGAACAGGCCGTTCCGGGTTACCGTGCCACCGCGTTTTGA
- the pdxA gene encoding 4-hydroxythreonine-4-phosphate dehydrogenase PdxA has translation MAVVVQAPVLALTTGEPAGIGPELALQLAAGPGLPARVVAVGDPQLLAERAAMVDARVELVTLAPDEPVPAPKAGVLPVWPVALREPSLPGRLAVANSDYVLETLDLAVRACLAGDAAGMVTAPLHKGVILDAGHAGFSGHTEYLRDACGVDEVVMLLATDQALHASEASWQGGAALRVALATTHLPLKDVAGAITDARLARILRILQADLKRWFGVENPRIAVCGLNPHAGEGGHLGREEIEVIVPCLERLRGEGLCLDGPLPADTLFTPRHLAGVDAVLAMYHDQGLPVLKYAGFGRAANITLGLPLVRTSVDHGTALDLAGRGVADPGSLRVAIALAADMARRGAAASLS, from the coding sequence ATGGCAGTGGTGGTTCAGGCGCCTGTCCTGGCACTGACTACCGGCGAGCCCGCCGGAATCGGGCCCGAACTGGCTCTGCAACTGGCGGCCGGTCCGGGGTTGCCGGCGCGGGTTGTGGCGGTGGGCGATCCGCAGCTGCTGGCCGAGCGTGCCGCCATGGTAGACGCGCGGGTCGAGCTGGTGACGCTGGCACCAGATGAGCCGGTGCCGGCGCCGAAGGCCGGTGTACTGCCGGTCTGGCCGGTGGCGCTGCGGGAGCCGAGCCTGCCGGGTCGGCTGGCGGTCGCCAATTCCGACTATGTGCTGGAAACCCTGGACCTGGCGGTACGGGCGTGTCTTGCCGGTGACGCTGCCGGCATGGTCACCGCCCCCCTGCACAAGGGGGTGATACTCGATGCCGGCCATGCGGGGTTCAGCGGCCATACCGAATACCTTCGCGATGCCTGCGGCGTCGATGAGGTGGTGATGCTGCTGGCCACTGATCAGGCGCTGCATGCCAGCGAAGCGAGCTGGCAGGGTGGGGCTGCCCTGAGGGTGGCGCTGGCCACCACTCATCTGCCGCTGAAGGACGTGGCTGGGGCCATTACCGACGCGCGCCTGGCGCGAATCCTGCGTATCCTGCAGGCCGACCTCAAGCGCTGGTTCGGCGTTGAGAACCCGCGCATCGCCGTCTGTGGCCTCAACCCCCATGCCGGAGAAGGGGGGCACCTGGGTCGCGAGGAGATCGAGGTCATCGTGCCCTGCCTCGAGCGGCTGCGTGGCGAGGGCCTATGCCTCGATGGGCCGCTGCCGGCCGACACCCTGTTCACGCCGCGACATCTGGCAGGCGTGGATGCCGTATTGGCGATGTATCATGACCAGGGCCTGCCGGTGCTCAAGTATGCCGGCTTCGGCCGTGCCGCCAATATCACCCTGGGGCTGCCGCTGGTACGGACCTCGGTGGACCATGGCACGGCGCTGGACCTGGCAGGCCGCGGCGTTGCCGACCCGGGCAGCCTGCGCGTGGCCATCGCGCTAGCCGCCGACATGGCCCGCCGAGGCGCGGCCGCTTCACTATCCTGA